A region from the Salvia splendens isolate huo1 chromosome 15, SspV2, whole genome shotgun sequence genome encodes:
- the LOC121768551 gene encoding multiprotein-bridging factor 1a-like has product YGTNRAASSSTSLNTRKLDEDTENLSHEKVPTELKKAIMLARMDKKLTQAQLAQEINEKPQIMQEYESGKAIPNQQIISKLGVKLRGKK; this is encoded by the exons tatggGACAAACAGAGCTGCTTCCAGCAGTACCTCGTTGAATACCAGGAAGCTTGATGAAGATACAGAGAATCTTAGTC ATGAGAAGGTTCCGACCGAATTAAAGAAGGCTATCATGCTGGCTCGAATGGATAAAAAACTCACCCAAGCTCAACTTGCTCAG GAGATAAATGAGAAACCCCAGATCATGCAGGAATACGAATCTGGGAAAGCAATTCCCAATCAGCAAATCATATCCAAACTTGGTGTGAAATTGCGCGGAAAGAAATAA